From the genome of Ammospiza caudacuta isolate bAmmCau1 chromosome 12, bAmmCau1.pri, whole genome shotgun sequence:
tgtggctagtgaagataactgggataaaagggggtgggttggcCAGTtagggagagccttggaggagccctggcTAAGAAGTAACAACATGCAGAAGAAGGAGTTTGTGCTGTGAAGGTCTGCAGCCATAAGAAAACACTGAGGAGGTATGGGACTTtagaaatatgataacaacagtatgggactctagaaatataatTACAACATCATCACACGTGTTCTGTACAGCATCACTGACACTGCCTCATTCCCAATCCAGGCATGCCTAGCCAGACCTGTGCTACCCACAGAACAATCCACTGCTTCTTGCAAGAACACAAGAGCCAGCTCTGCAATCCTCACAGCAGCATGAGCCAGGAATTTCTAGGATTAATTCCTTTTTCCACATCCTGTCGTGCaacccagcagcacagatttTTCTTACAGACTTGGTGATGAATCTCACCCTCAACCAGAAAGGAACATTTTATAAACTAACCCGGGCCTGGCTTTGGgctgtttttccttctcagtgTTGTCACTAGATGAGGTTTGAACAGGCAACAATAAATGATTTGTTGAAGTGTGATTTAATTAGAACAGCACAGATGTTTTCATTCATTTGTCCTATTTTCCAGTAATGTGcatttctcctcttccattGCAGATTAAAATACTTCATGGCACTAATATGACCTGCACTTCCCTGTACCTGATGTCTCTCACCAATTCCCCTTTTAAACAGCTAAAAACAAGACAGCTTCATTGTCAGAAATTGCTTCATGAAGACCAGAAATTGTTCTTTCTCAATTGCACACTTCACACCCCTGGAATACAGGTGCAGCTTTCTTAGCAACTGATTATCCCAGTCAGCTTTGCAATTCTGTGTCCATAAAGTATTAAACACAGGCCTGACCCAGCTTGCCAAATACAAAAGCAATAACTTCCCAAACTCAGAACTGTATCTGGTGCTTCTATCAGCTGTCACACTGCCAAGCAACAACATCAGAGCACCTTGTATTTTTCCACTTTATTAAAGACAAGTAAGAGGCAGCTTCTTCTTGCAACCACGGGTAACTGTGATCTTCATTATTTCAATTAAAACCTATCAGAGAGTCCTTTATCTCCATGGGGATGAAAAATGATATAAAGCGTTAGCCAGAATAATTAAAACTCTGGATCTCATTCCCCAAGAGCTCCTGTGCTCCTCTCTGAGGTTACAGAGCTGGATCCATCACATGTAGGTGGGTTTGTACTTGGCTGTTATGTTCAGGTCTCATCTCTGTGCACTCACTCACCAACTAAGGCAGGAAAGAGAGTTTTAGtttgggttggttggtttgggttgggttttttcctggttgtttggggttttttttgtatggtttgtttttggtttgttgttgttttttattttttttttcctcgtgATGATACCAAACCCCTCAAGTTCTGAGGCTCTCAAGGTTTTGATAGAGGGTTGAATcaaactttgctttttctttaggTGTTAATCAGTAGCTATAGCTGGATGGCTATGATTAGGCAATTGCATTGTGAGCATCATATGTTTGGCTAATCTGCTGTTttaaggaaaagagaagggaatCCCCAAATGAAAGGGTTGTCTGGATGAGAGGCACCAGGAGTGAAGTCAGCACGGAGCAGTACCTGGGGAAGAGTGGTTCTGGCAGTAGGAGATTGTGGCAACTCCTTGACCACCTACTCAAAATGGGCCCCAAACCCAAATGGAGGGAAGAACTGTGCCTGCAGactgaggagcaggagaagaaagagatgGAACTAGCAAATAGGGGAGTAATCTGTAACCAAAGAATGTTGATGCCTTTGTTTATTAAGTTGTATAAAGAGTGTGAAGTTTGGATGATTGGTGAATTAACTTTCCATGGGTCACCACCCAGCTCCCCACTCTGCACAAATGAGAACAAAAAACAGGAACATGGCCTCAGCATGTGACTTGGCTCTGGCACCAGGGAATGAACCCATGTTGATGCCAAGCTTGAACCATCTTCTTCACCTAGCCCATCCCAGCTCCGGGCCAGCCCGCAATCCTGTCAATTTCTGGCCAcagccccccagcccagggcagccgCAGCTCCgtcacaacagcagcagctccagccccgcGGCCCACAAGGGCATTTCCAGCGGGACGCCGGAAGGATTTGTCCCGCACCGGGGAAcaaattttccctcattttccccctcagTTTGAGCGCAGGGATTACCCAAAGGCAGAGAAGCCCCGGACGGGAGCGCTCCGCCCCGGCCAACCCACCCCGGGCCGAGCCCCCGGGACCGCCCCTGACCTTCCCAACATGGCGGCAGCGCCCGCCCTCAGCAGCACTGTCGCGATAGCGCCGCGCCTCCGCCGCGCTTTACGGCAAGGCCGCCCGGCGGGGTGGGAGGCGGTGGCGGGGCCGGTCCCGCCATGGACCGCAGGAAGAAGCCGCTGGACGTGGCCGCGTCCTCGGTGAGTGACTGAGCGGGGAGAGGCAAAACGAACCCCTCCGCCCGCCCAGGAGGCCTCACAGTAGGGCTGTGAGGTGTGCTCAGCCGCGGGGCTCCCGCGGGCGGGGTGGGCCTGGCCGGCGCAGGCCCTGAGGCTCCACCGGGGATCCGCTGGCGCCGCCGCTTGCGGGGAGAGCGGCGCAGGGGAAGGGCcggtgctctgtgtgctcccctAACCCGCTGCCGTGGGCAGTCGCTGCGGCACATGCTGGGTTAAAGGGCTGTGTAAGGCCGTGTGCTGCATGTTCGGTCTGTGAGTGTCAGGACTGGGAGTTTGTCCCCTCACCTTCCTCACCAGCCACACGCCCTGCGCTCCGAACCCGAGTCTGCCCGGCTGGGTTTGCTCGCATTCCTGGTGCAATTACATTAAATTAGCCCATaacagggaaaatattttttcctaaggaGTAGAAGATCTATGCTGTGGAAGATTAACTTTCCACCCTTAGGAATGGTTAGGTGCTGACCTTCGCTGTTCTCCAGGACGTTCACGAGAGCTGCCAAACACTTCAGATGAAGAGCTATGTAACTAGTCAATGTATGCTAATAAATGTTAATATTTCACAGTTaactatgaaatattttacattgAATTTTTGGATTATCACCTCTAAGCAGAAGGGAGAACAAGTGATTTTTAAGACACTGCACTTCGTTGTCCCAGCGACTTGAAAAGCAAATGCTTGGGACAAATATTAATACCAAAGTTCTGCACTTTACTGTTTTAATATGCAGCTCTGAATTTTGTCATCTGTAGGACTTCCAGGAAAAGTAGCATAATATCCTCTTCCAAACTAGTTTTGTGATCCCAAGATAATACCCCTGCCAATGATGTTACTTAATAAAACCTGAGATGGACCTTGGTCACAGATGGCAATGCTACTcgtatatttatttaaaaaggataaagaaaatgtaaaactaATAAACAGTACATAAAGTGGTGgggaaaatatgtattttatgatAGCAAACTTTTATCAATTATTTTCTGAGACAGGATTTCATTTATTATCTAATGGTTAAAAGTTCCCTTTTCATATTCAGTAGTGTTTTTCATTGCTCCTTCTCTATTTGTTTGCCATTAGGAGGTTGGTAAAATCTAGACAGAGCTATACCTCTTATCCTTGTTATGTAGCAAAGGATCAAGGATATCTTTGGAGGTTGTTTAATCCCTAATCATAATttgaattctgtgatttttttattttgtttgctcTAAGAGGTGATCTTGGTGATTAGATCACTGCTTCTAAGTTCCACATAAAAATGCAATCAAATGCTCCTATAAGTGTAACTAACAGGTTGTTTTCCTAAAGTTGCAGTTATTTATTGCAGTAACTGATGTCTGTGATCTGTTATTCatgtgctgttttgctgctggtGTAGCTAGTGGATCTCAAAGCTGAACTCTTCCGAAAGCAAGAGGAgttcaagaaagaaaagctgttgaAAGATGCTGGTGTCTTTGAAAAGCCCAGAACCTCTAATAAGGTAAAAACAATTTTCATTGTTGTTTTTGTCATTCTGTCTCCTGAAAGTAAGGAAGTTAATattcaattttaaataataGTAAATACTCAGCTGTGTTTCTAGTCAAATATAAAATTATGAGAATTCTTTAAAGTTCATTTCTAGGTGAAATTCCTGTGCACAGCAGAAAGCTTAGTCTTGTGCTTCTACCCATCTAAATCCCCACTTAATCTTTATTCCCCAAGGATCCACACCCTTTAACTATAGGAagagatgtttatttttttattagagGATTTTGTAGGATGCTGCAGGATGGAGGAATCTAGAGATTCTTCTAGAGTCACTGAACTCCCCAGATAAATgctgtgctgtggtttgtggtGTACAATAATGAATACACAATTATCTCTCTAGTTTTGCTCTGTACTGTACTTTGGGTTTTGTTCATTCTGTAGCTTTCTAGAAGCAGAATGTGCTGTTCTTGCCATATTTGAAGCACATGCAGCATTTACAGTGTTATGCTGCAAACAGGCCACCTGATTGAATTTCTATCTAAAATCGAGGCAATGGAGAATAGAAACTTTTTTTAGCTTTGTTAGTATGTATTTAATCAGCAAGATTGCatgattgggtttttttaaccttaACATCTTTGCCAGAATAGATTTTGTCTGATTTCTGAGTGCCTTCAGGATTTTTAAGGCCTTCTCAGCCTGCCCTTAACTATGATACCATCCTGCAGCCTGTACAGCACAGGAATGATCTCAAATCAAACACGTATAAGATGTTATTTACAAAGCCTTCCATGATTCAGGTGCATCATTTGCATTATAgagttgaaatatttttttaattgttaccatttcaatattttcatcTATTTATTTGTTGTTACAAAATTGTCCTCTGCAGAAACCAAGTATCTGGACCAAGCAGAACACGGGAGTTGTAAATCGAGCTGCGAAAGATGTTGAGCAGAAGGCAGAAGAGCAGGATATATTGGATAAATCAAGGTAGCTCTTAGGCTCTGTAAGAAAGGAATGCTTTGCAGAATTTGTTCTTTGGTAttcagaaagcacagaaagaagttTTTTAGACCAGCAGTTCTCATTATACCAGCCAGTAATTCCAGTATCATCCATACTTTTTACCAGTAGTGTACAAATTTCATCCCAGCAGTCTCATGCTCCCATGACCTCACACTGTCTAAATTATCACAGTTGTCAGGgtactgtttgtttttttttaatcatctttAGAATTACCAGCCAGTGCAGTGCAGTGTTAGAATTCTGTAGCAAAGTGTTTCTTTGGCTTGACAGAAAATAGCTTACATTTTCAAGAATTAGCTCATTTTCTAAATGGGTTGGTTGAACAAAAAGATATatgtgaaaaatgccatttataaataatttgcTGTGGTTCTGTAAGCAGTTTTTTGCTCTTTGAAATTCCAAAAATTAGCTAAGGTTTTCTCTTCAGTTTCTAAGATTAGGTGTAAATTTGtgttatctcttttttttttcctgtaaaactGTCTTTCAGTGTCTGCAAATAATGGTTTCATTTCCATTATTTATCTGACAGACCACAGTACTTAGATAAAGGTGGAATTCTTGTAACAGCATGTTTCTGCCTACTTGACAAATTACATTTGAGAAAAAATTTGTAACTtcactaaaattattttcagtataAATTCTGGAACTGGAAAATATTGTATCTTTAGAAATGGTAGTGAAGGTTCAAAACAAAAGCCAGGCATAAGTCAGCTTCTAATGAACACCTCAGGCAGTCCCAGGATTTTCCTATTCCATTTATCTAAACCTAAATAGGTCACTTTAAAATGTGCTTGGAATTGGTGGGATTGCAaggttcatttttttttctttttcaggaagaagcttgaagagaaagcaaagctgTATGAGAAAATGACAAAAGGGGACTTCCCAGGTGAACAATACTATTGCAAAATAAGCATTTAGATATGTATAAATTCTTGGAATTATTATAGAAACTGATTGACATGGTTTATTCcactttgaaaaggaaaaaaatatacatttactagagaaaataaaattacttttgaagGGCAGCCTGACCAGGTAAAGCACTTGAGGCTTGTTTCACTCATTCATTAAGTGGGTGAACTATGTTCTGGTTTTTCAATACAGTATcttagaaagacaaaaaaaaaatttttctccaTTGAGCAATCTTTGGATTGCATTGCTGATGCTCTGTCCTGCATTCTAATTGTTGGGCCTTTATGAGGAGGAGAGCATCAGGAGAGGAGTCTGGCTGGTCCATATCTGAATGCCAGTCATGCAGCTAATAGGGATAGAGAATGCTAATctgttcctttcttctttcacaCATTCAGTCCCTTTCAAAAAGTAATTATTAAAATAGAATACAAATCTCCTTGCAGTTAATCTGTTCTCTTTATCAGTGTCCATCTTCATCCACATGACCCCACCACTTTCCTCTACTTTCCTAAAAAGTACCCTCAtgaatgcttggctcctgccAACATACCAAATGTTAAACATCAAAAAAGTATTTGAGCCTTGACAAATCCTTTGCTTATGAAACAGTTAACAAGCAGAGAATGTTTTGCTGCAGAGAATGCAGCCTTTTCTGTACTGCACACAATGCCCTGAAACTTTGATTCAGAAATAGACGTTATCACTGTGGAGCCACTTGATAGCTCTGGGTTTGTTTGGCACTGAATGGGATTTAAGTATTCCCCAATACTGTAGTCAAGGGCATTGCTGGCAGCTGAAAAGCTGATTGTAGCTATTTGGTATTGATTTTGTGCTCAGTTCTGTTCTTTTCATGGCTGTTCGCTAAGAATCGATTTTCTGCCTTAGATGAAGAAACTGAGGATTTGTACCTGGTGGATTTCACTCAGAAGATCATAGACAAGCAGCACGAAGTACAGGAGCTACAGCAGAGTGAAGCTGCTGGGAGGACTTCAGAAAGAGACACAGATGAGGAGGAAACTCAGCCTGAAGCAGACATTCCACCACCAGAGGACCCGGATGAGGAATGGTTGGTGCTACTGATAAGGCTCATCTGCCCTGGCCACTCTTATTCTTGAGAATTTCTTgagaaaatacttttcttttttaaaatgtgtgaagTGACAcctttgtttttcatgtttgtttcaTACTACACATTGGCAAGGAGGTGTTAACATTGTTTCATTTCTCCTATAGACAGTCCTCCATGACACTTTAATTTCCACCCACATAGGTAACACTGCAATAGAATCTGCATCTAGGATTTTGAGAAATTGCAGTGAAGGCAATGTACTATAGGGGGGACAACATCATCTCCTTTGTTATTTTCTTGCATAGTTTATCTGAGTAGTCATCACAGTATTTGGTACCATTTTATGCTTTGATGTGCTGAATTGAAATGTATTTTAGCAAAACTTGAGGATTTTATGGTattcatcttcctttctttaATTGTGAGTGACTTAAAAATGAGCAGTCATTTAACTGTACAACCTTCTCTTAAAGGAGAGAAACTCTGGTTGGAATAAGAACACGATTTTCAGCATTTCTTCCAatttgctgcagcacagcaaataGTCTCTGACAGTTTTCTGGGTCATTCCAAGTTACCACTATTTTTTCATCTGAGACATTAGGAATAATTATGAAATCAGTCCTGACTAAACATTTTCGTTGCCCATTTGTTTAAAATGCTTGTGGAACAAGAGATTTTACTTCTGGTAATCAGTTTAAATCTGCAGTAACCAATACAAAACAGCACTCCCATTCTTCAAATACTAAAGTGTAGATATCCTTAGAAACTAAGTAAAGGACTTACTAAAAGCACAGATCTTTAAAAGTTTGGGGGTTGGGAGCTAGATTGCCAGTCATACTTTTTCAGATGTAATATTCTTTAGAATGGGATAATTGAGGCTGCTTGATGCTAAAGAGCTTTCCACATTACAGGACAGTAAGTGTAGCTCTTAACAGCTTTTTCAACAACTGTAAATCAGATGTTCAGTACTATAAAGAGTTGAATAAGAAGCACAATAGCTTCAGAGGAACATTTTGCTTGTGTTTTAGTCAGCCTTTGTTATGCCAATTGAATACACACTATCAGTCTGTTCTGAATGGCCTTTAGACCAATAATTGAAATGTATTGTAGCAATTTCATATCCACAAGAAGCCAATGCTGCATCATTATCTTCACCATGGGAAGCAAACAGTAGGCTGAGTTCTATTTTGTTGTGAAAATTACGTGACATGGTTACTTCTGAACATTTTGTACACCATTTCATTGCCCAAGTGAACAGGGGTCTCAAAGGGAGATTGAATAAATGTCTGGTAGAACTGTCATATGCCCCATTCAGAACTGTCCTCTTAATCTGGGGGTGTGTTAAGTGAAAAGCAGGAGCaactgtcacacacacactgggaGGTGACAGATGGTCTTTGGAAATCTCCTTTGGAGTACTCCTTGGAAAGGGTTAATGCTTCTGTCTTCTGGGTAAGATTTCTGTTAACCTGCAAATAGAAGTTTTgcataacttttctttttctttcattacagGGTTGATTATGTTGATTTCTTGGGCCGATCTAGACGCTGCATGAAGAAGGATTTACCAAGTTTACTTAAAATGGATCAGGAACTTCAAGGGAAAAGGTGTGGTTTCTCTAATGGAGCTGCTTGTTCCTCTCagtatttaacattttttttttaatgagaaggaAGAGAGGCTGAGCTTTGTCACTCCATTCTCAGTTCAGAATTGATGTTACTGCTTTCTCTAGATTTACATAATTTGTAGAGAAAGGTATTAAGCAATCTCAGGTATTTGTTGCATCTTTTAAAAACTGGGGTCCTTGTATTTCATTATACCTTCCATAAAATGCCAGGAAGGTGATTCCAGTTCTGTTTAACATGGAAATTGATGATAGTCTTTTAGCAATTCCAAATTCTTCATGATGTTCAAAGTGAATTTGTTAGACCTCcatttgtttagttttgttctTCTGTTAAACAGCTGTTTAACAACTCTTTTGTTAAAATTACTTCCATACTAATATTTGGGTATTGATATTTGAATATTAATATTTTGAGTCAATCTTTTGGGTAAAGCATTGTTTTGTTACTTTAAATatctttcattttcttacaTTAAATCTGAAATGGTCCTATATGTGAGTGCTAGAATTCCCACAGATGCCAATAACTGATTATTTCTTCTCCCATTTTGTGATTTGATAATTATTTCATAAATCTTCTGAGAAATAacattattttgtcttttaataaCATGTTCTACTTGTTTTAGAGGCAGCTTTGTATTTCTATCTTGACCACATACCATAGTCATCAGCATTGTATCACTAACTAGTGTCTACAGTGATCTGTCTTTTGTGGAAACTGCAATAGTGGATCAGACTAAGTCATACTTGCACTGTTTGGTACTGACAAACTGGTAAATTCTGCTCTGTAATccttaatttgttttaattagaCAAGAACCTGATGGGAATACTCTGTTATCTGAAGACATGAGAAGAGAACTTcagaggcagcagtgggaaaaggaagaggaagaagccCTCAGAAAACCCATGGGACCCATACATTATGAGGACATTCGAGAAAATGGTACAGTGCCATACTTTAAATCACTTACCTTTGTATCACCAAAGAAATCAGTTGTAGAGGGAGCAAGGGAAAGTTACTTCCTGTGCCTCTGTGGCAAAGTGTAGGTGTGTGTTAAGCCACATGTGTAATAATGTTGAAAGTTACCAGTACATAAGtctagatttattttttcttcaaattgtatttttctcaaatgTTTCTCTACCTCCTCCTGTGTTCTCCTTCAAGAAGCTTCACTTTATGTATTATCTAAAGCAATCTAAAACCAGTCCAGTGTTGGTAATAATTCCACACCTGAAAGCAGGGTGCCTGGAGGCTGTAGTTACTGCCAACTATAAACTGAATTTAACTGAAAtctgttgtttttctccttgTCAGAGGCCAGGCAGCTCGGTGTTGGTTACTTTGCCTTTTCTCGGGACCAAGAGCTCAGGCATAAACAACGGGCAACCCTGGATATGCTGAGGGAGCAGGTATGAGAGTGAAGAGCAGactgggctgccagggcagggtggtTTCAGTGGTTACTGTCTTTGATTTGTTGTGTAAGTGATTAGGTGATGCAAATGACTCCAAAGAAGCCATAGAAATTTggcttcttttttcctgttgaaaCCTGGTACTTGATAGGATTCCTTTTAGTTGTTTTGTGAAGGAAGATATGTACTTGTTTATAATAACAAAGGAAGAATAATTCgtgttttcttttgctgttaaGACACTTGATCAGAGAAATAAACGTGAGCAGctgaaagagaagaggaaagcagctctaGATGCAAGGCTGTCCAAACTCCGAGCACGGAAGATTAAAAAGTTAAGGGAAGCTGGATTAgaggaagaggcagaaaaaCTGGAGAATGGAGGTATGATCTGTTGCCTTTTTAACCTAAATACTTGCTGTTTCACCTTGATCTGTGGGCAGACAGATTCTAATTTATATTCATTTAGACAGTCAGTGTATTGGTATTGTGTATTCTGTATATACAATTAACATAACTGTTACGATAATGAGAGCTGATGTAATTGTGTGTAGATATAAAATCATGCCAGAAATAGCTTAATAATGCAGGTAGAAATACAGTATGTAGATTGTAGCCTTTTTCTGATTCACACCTGACAGCAGGAATTACATGGGTTGATTATGCAAGTTGAGGCTAGAGCTGCTGACATGGTACTGCCTTTCTCTTCTATGAAGATGAGGTAGAATAAGTAGTAACAAGGTATTTTGATATCATTCAATAATACACTGTGACAGTGTCAGTGCAGTGTGTGAGTTGGAGATACAGCTGACTCTAGGATTTAGGCTAATGAATTTGAATTCTAatcctgtgtctgtgctgtctCTCTTACAACACTGATAGTCAACTTGTACTGTCTGTCTCCCACTGAAAAATGTAGCTGATATTTTACTGTCTCAGAATTCCTTGCAAGTGATTAACTGTGAGGTGTTCTGGAAATGAAGAACAGCATCACGCCACTGCATACTATTATAGTTGTTCAGAAGAATAAGAATGCAAATTGTTTTCTCCAGTAAATGAAATAGAGATACTGTTCTTATTGGAGATATATGGAAATAAATGTTCTTATTTTTACCTGTGAGAGTCATACAGATTTTTATTCTGTAACTGACAATCTCTGCTGTCTCTTCCTGTGACAGAGGTGAAAGGTGCTGCTGAGGAACCAGAACCTCCAAGAGTTACTGCAGCAAGTAGGAAGGTGGAGGTCATCATCCAGGAGAGGAGAGACACAAAGCCTGGAGTGCCTTATGTCCGAGAGTGGGATAAAGGCAAAGGTAAGGGAATGTGGATTCAGGAGCATTGTTGGGAAGGAGCATGTACACTGCCACTTCCATTTCTGTTTTGTGACCAAAGTATGGTGAGACTGAGAAGCACTGAAATCTTTTCTGCCTCGTACTGATGACCTCCAGTGTCCAGGGCACTGACAAGGATGCCTtagtgccagcagctgctgtaaTGTCCccaaaagttttcttctatatgAGTTACTGCATTTCTGAATGATCTTGACAGGTTGACAGAATGACAAATTCTGTAGTTCAGAAGATGTACAGTGTGATCTTTTCTTGATATATTCCTGTGGTTTCTGCTACCTGATAGGATGTATCACACAAACAAGTACAGCACAATACTAAAACATGATTCAAGCAGAGACCACTTCAGTGCCTTTTATCCCATTTTGAAGCATCTTCCTTGCCACAAAGTGATGGCTGTCTTGTAGGTCCTTCCCAAACCTATTAACTCATTTTGCACTATTAATCTAAGCTCATGCACATTCTTCTAATCTGATGCATGACTTCTAAGTAAAAGCAAACAAGGAATAGACAAAGCACATAAATGCCCACCTTCTTTAGTACCATAACAGCACTATTCCTCTTCCATGCAATACTGGTATTTCCAGAATCTTTATACTTTTCAATCTTTATGTTCCATTAATGAACATCACTATGAGGAGAAACTTCATGATTCCATTAAACCCTCAAACTTTCAGATCCCATCTCATAAATCTTTATTCTCTctgacattaatttttttccttcctctgatGAAGCCTGATATCTCACCAACACCtaggcagcactgcagcaaatACTGCACTCAGAAAGCAAAGGACAGCTTACTTTAAAATGCAAAGTGAACTAACTGTGGTTCACTGAAGGAATCTGCACTAGATTCTTGTATTTCCATATAGTATGAAGTGGGAAAGGAACTTCAGGTGGCTTTACAAAGTTGCATCTTCTTTGTTTGccaatttgttttccttcctgtctGACCTTCAGACCTTGCTAAATCTGCCATTTTCCCGTTTCTAACAGAGCTGATGTTTGGACAATGGgaaaagaaacaggaagaaCTTAGAGATGAGCGAGACCCAGAATTTGCACCACCTTCTGATTACTTTTTGGGACAAAAGAAAGATGATTATCTCCGAAGTCGGAATTTGAACAGTTCTGAAACCTCCTCTGAAAAACTGGAAACAGAGAGAGCACAAAACCCACAGAGGCCATCGGTGCCAgggggcagtggcagcagcactggagatGTGCCACTGTCACCACAGCCTTCCAACAGCAGCATTCCAGTTGAGCCaggctcagcagagcccagtGGCCGTGACACTCAGGGCGTGTCATCAGCAGAGGATGACAGCAGCGATGACGAGGACGTGCCACCACCAGCACAGGCTTTTGGCTTCGGTGCCCGAGGTGTGCCACCCCCACTGCGGGGTTACGGCTACAGTgcccgggctgtgcccccacCCATGCCAGCCTACAGCTATGGCACTGCCCAGGTGCCCTTCCCAGTGCAGGCCTATGGCTATGGGGCACCAGCAATGGTGCCACCAATGCATGGGTACGGCTATGGCACTCCTGACGTGCCCTTTGCAATGCAGGCCTATGGCTACGGCACCCAGGGTGTGCCCCCAGGAATGCAgacctgcagctgcagtgcccagggtgtGCCACCAGGAATGCAgacctgcagctgcagtgcccagggtgtGCCACCAGGAATGCAgacctgcagctgcagtgcccagggtgtGCCACCAGGAATGCACACCTGTGGATGCAGTGCCCAGGATGTGCCACCAGGAATGCacacctgcagctgcagtgcccaggatgTGCCACCAGGAACACAGGTCTGTGACCTCAGCAGCCAAGATGTGCCACCAGGAATACACACTTGTGGATGCAGCAGCCAAGAGGTGCCACCAGGAACACACACCTGTGactgcagcagccaagagatGCCACCAGGAACAGACacctgtgacagcagcacccaggATGTGCCACCAGGAACGGAGGACAGTGGCTGCAGCACTCAGGATATGGCACCTCCAGCTCAGACTGACAGCAGTGACACTCCAAATCAGGAACCACTTTACCAAAGTTTAGATGATATGCTCTCTTATTACAGACAAGTGACTTGAGCAAAAAGATAAACAAGAACCATGATCTAAAGAACTGGAATATAATTAATTATGTGCTCAGCAGAAACTTATTTTCCCACATATGGGAAAA
Proteins encoded in this window:
- the CCDC174 gene encoding coiled-coil domain-containing protein 174, whose amino-acid sequence is MDRRKKPLDVAASSLVDLKAELFRKQEEFKKEKLLKDAGVFEKPRTSNKKPSIWTKQNTGVVNRAAKDVEQKAEEQDILDKSRKKLEEKAKLYEKMTKGDFPDEETEDLYLVDFTQKIIDKQHEVQELQQSEAAGRTSERDTDEEETQPEADIPPPEDPDEEWVDYVDFLGRSRRCMKKDLPSLLKMDQELQGKRQEPDGNTLLSEDMRRELQRQQWEKEEEEALRKPMGPIHYEDIRENEARQLGVGYFAFSRDQELRHKQRATLDMLREQTLDQRNKREQLKEKRKAALDARLSKLRARKIKKLREAGLEEEAEKLENGEVKGAAEEPEPPRVTAASRKVEVIIQERRDTKPGVPYVREWDKGKELMFGQWEKKQEELRDERDPEFAPPSDYFLGQKKDDYLRSRNLNSSETSSEKLETERAQNPQRPSVPGGSGSSTGDVPLSPQPSNSSIPVEPGSAEPSGRDTQGVSSAEDDSSDDEDVPPPAQAFGFGARGVPPPLRGYGYSARAVPPPMPAYSYGTAQVPFPVQAYGYGAPAMVPPMHGYGYGTPDVPFAMQAYGYGTQGVPPGMQTCSCSAQGVPPGMQTCSCSAQGVPPGMQTCSCSAQGVPPGMHTCGCSAQDVPPGMHTCSCSAQDVPPGTQVCDLSSQDVPPGIHTCGCSSQEVPPGTHTCDCSSQEMPPGTDTCDSSTQDVPPGTEDSGCSTQDMAPPAQTDSSDTPNQEPLYQSLDDMLSYYRQVT